The Mercenaria mercenaria strain notata chromosome 8, MADL_Memer_1, whole genome shotgun sequence genome has a segment encoding these proteins:
- the LOC123565868 gene encoding chymotrypsinogen B-like, protein MELNTFALIFLLMYLLISDSRVACARVKSDQCINEGGICVKSQTDCPGWIETYDLSCGHNVCCKPRPSTANPEPIHPNTDICGRITRLTTPNPMLRVVGGDPALEGAWPWQVALVDLSGDIFCGGTLVTPEFVVTAAHCFVSYTEVDIEVILGEHHLVYQTGNEIRRRAKVIVKHTGYSATNNADDIAFVQLDAPVDISGHYIRTACLPDQNQHWTATDKCYVSGWGYTKSIDRDDRHLQHLRVNLVSNTECSASWGIHANITQNHICAGTGATGTCKGDSGGPLVCLRNDTYYLVGITSFGHYTCMRDGFPDVYTSVIKYKDWMTSYMLLLKAIV, encoded by the exons ATGGAGCTAAACACTTTCGCTCTTATTTTTCTTCTGATGTACTTATTAATAA GTGACTCCAGAGTTGCATGTGCACGGGTTAAAAGTGATCAGTGCATTAATGAAGGTGGCATCTGCGTGAAATCACAGACAGACTGTCCTGGATGGATAGAGACGTACGACCTCAGCTGTGGTCATAATGTATGCTGCAAACCTCGACCATCTACGGCAAACCCAGAGCCCATTCATCCAA ATACCGACATATGTGGAAGAATTACTCGTCTGACTACGCCTAATCCAATGCTCCGTGTCGTTGGTGGTGATCCGGCCTTAGAAGGTGCCTGGCCGTGGCAGGTTGCGCTGGTAGATCTCTCCGGGGACATCTTTTGTGGTGGGACACTTGTCACTCCAGAATTCGTCGTTACGGCTGCACACTGCTTTGTATC CTATACGGAGGTTGATATTGAGGTTATCCTCGGAGAACATCATCTTGTGTATCAGACAGGAAACGAAATCAGACGTAGAGCCAAAGTTATAGTAAAG CACACAGGATACTCGGCCACTAACAACGCAGACGATATAGCGTTCGTCCAGCTGGACGCACCTGTTGACATTTCCGGGCACTACATTCGCACTGCCTGCCTACCAGATCAAAATCAACATTGGACAGCGACTGATAAATGTTATGTCTCAGGCTGGGGATATACAAAGA GCATTGATCGTGATGACCGGCATTTACAACATTTGAGGGTGAATCTTGTCTCGAACACGGAATGTTCAGCGAGCTGGGGCATTCATGCTAACATCACACAGAATCATATTTGTGCTGGTACAGGCGCCACAGGGACGTGCAAG GGCGATTCTGGAGGACCGCTTGTGTGTTTACGTAACGACACATATTATCTTGTTGGAATCACGTCTTTTGGACATTACACTTGCATGCGCGATGGCTTTCCTGATGTTTACACCAGTGTCATCAAGTACAAAGATTGGATGACGTCATACATGCTTCTCCTCAAAGCAATCGTCTAG